The Methanoculleus taiwanensis nucleotide sequence TTTACCGGTCAGTCTTTGAGGAGGAGGGGTCGCTGACCTGTGTCTGGTCGGGGAAGGCCATTTCCTCACCGGACGCGATGCATATCGACCACGTCCTCCCCTTTTCGGTCTGGAAGAACAACGATCTGTGGAACCTCCTCCCCACCCTCGCGTCGGTTAACGCCAAAAAGCGTGATCGCATTCCCGACCGTTCACGCTTGGAATCCCGCCGGGAGTGCATCATCGAATACTGGGATCTGCTCCATGATCGTTCTCCTCACCAGTTTGAGAAAGAGATCTCGGTTTCGCTCTTGGGTCCATATGCTTCATGGACTGACTGGCAGGATCAGGCGTTTGAACGGATGATGCATAAGTGCGCCTACCTGATCGATATCAGAGGTTACGAAGCATGGTACAAAACACGGGCATGCTGACCTGTCCGTTCTGCAATCCCCGCCCCGAGGAGATCGTGCTCGCGAGCGATCTCTGCTACGCCCGCTACGACAAGTACCCGGTGAACCCCGGCCACCTCCTCGTCATCCCCTTCCGGCACGTCGCCGGCTTCTTCGACGCGACGGACGAGGAGCAGGCCGCCCTCTTCGCGCTCGTCCGCGAGGCGAAACATCTCCTTGATGAACGCTTCCGTCCCGACGGCTACAACATCGGCGTGAACGTCGGCGAGGCTGCCGGGCAGACGGTGATGCACCTGCACGTGCACGTCATCCCGCGGTATACCGGGGATATGGAGGAGCTGCGGGGCGGGGTGCGAGGGGTTATTCCGGAAAGGCGGGTGTATTGAGGAGATTCGGTCACGCCGGTTTACGAGAACCAATGACGGCTCGCTCCGATTATACGTGATGAAGCCGCTCCCGTCGAGCCCCCTCCGAATCAGATCTCGGATGCCCTCGTTCACTTTCAACCCGCGCCCGCCGCGCTTTTATATGCCCCCGTTTCCTGAACGCTTACCTATGAGGCAGAAAGAAACCCTGCGCTACGACCAGACGCTCTTCCGCGACCGCGAGGTCTTCGAGTTCACGTTTGTCCCCGACCAGCTCAACCACCGCGACGCCCAGATCCGCGAACTCGCCCTTCTCGCCCGGCCGGCCGTCCGGGGCGGCAGCCCGAGGAGCGCTATCCTCCGCGGTCCGCCCGGCACCGGCAAGACCACCACTGTCCACCGGCTCTTCGCCGAGATCGAGGAGGCGACGCAGAGGATCGTCCCGGTCTATGTCAACTGCCAGCAGCACCGGACGCCGTTCGCCGTCTTTGCGTGCATCTACGAAAAACTCGTCGGCTACGCTCCCCCGTCGGCCGGCCGGCACCTCGACGACGTCGTCGGCAGCATCACGAAACGGCTCGGCGACCGAAACGCCGCGCTCCTCGTCTGCCTGGACGACGCCAACTACCTGCACGAGGCCAGGCACTTAAACGACCTCCTCTACCGGCTCCTCCGGCTCTACGAATCGTGGGACGTCCGGAAGGCCGGCGTCTTCGCGGTCTTAAGTGACCTCTCCCTGAACCTCGCCGCC carries:
- a CDS encoding HIT family protein, with protein sequence MVQNTGMLTCPFCNPRPEEIVLASDLCYARYDKYPVNPGHLLVIPFRHVAGFFDATDEEQAALFALVREAKHLLDERFRPDGYNIGVNVGEAAGQTVMHLHVHVIPRYTGDMEELRGGVRGVIPERRVY